One stretch of Natronobacterium gregoryi SP2 DNA includes these proteins:
- a CDS encoding L-threonylcarbamoyladenylate synthase, translated as MSEIDRAAAAIESGELVVYPTETVYGLAADALEADAVERVFAAKERERSNPISFAVPSVPSALQHVRATERERRFMATFLPGPVTVLCRRRDAVPDVLTARNDRVGVRVPDHDLALALCERADTPITSTSANVSGRESARTLEAVDSEIREEAAVELDGGRTAGTESSVVDVSTATIHRRGAMADEIEAWLADH; from the coding sequence ATGAGCGAGATAGACCGTGCGGCGGCGGCGATCGAATCGGGAGAGCTGGTCGTCTACCCCACCGAGACCGTCTACGGGCTCGCAGCCGACGCGCTCGAGGCCGACGCGGTCGAACGGGTGTTCGCAGCGAAAGAACGGGAGCGATCGAACCCGATCTCCTTTGCGGTGCCGTCGGTGCCCTCGGCACTTCAGCACGTCCGCGCGACCGAACGAGAGCGGCGGTTTATGGCGACGTTTCTTCCCGGCCCCGTGACGGTGCTCTGTCGGCGACGAGACGCCGTTCCGGACGTTCTCACTGCCAGAAACGATCGCGTCGGCGTCCGCGTCCCCGACCACGACCTCGCGCTGGCACTCTGTGAGCGCGCCGATACGCCGATCACGTCGACCAGTGCGAACGTCAGCGGCCGGGAGAGTGCCCGGACGCTCGAGGCAGTCGACTCCGAAATCCGCGAGGAGGCCGCGGTCGAACTGGACGGCGGTCGGACTGCTGGCACCGAGAGCAGTGTTGTCGACGTCTCGACGGCGACGATTCATCGCCGGGGCGCGATGGCTGACGAAATCGAAGCGTGGCTCGCGGACCACTGA
- a CDS encoding redoxin domain-containing protein, with the protein MIDFEVVPLDATDHLDAGDEVPAFTRPLVTDEYWEDVSLPDLVEGSERTILVFTPMAGSFLAKYVWDELTERGWNEADARVVGITAANPYSVKRFIDAEAVPFEFFADPANEVAEKYGFAHDLDGMAGVSEPRLAFVAVDEDLAVETTWVAEEWPEFPDYDELENDLGLA; encoded by the coding sequence ATGATCGACTTCGAGGTCGTCCCGCTCGACGCTACGGATCACCTCGACGCCGGCGACGAGGTCCCCGCGTTCACTCGCCCACTCGTCACCGACGAGTACTGGGAGGACGTCTCCCTGCCCGATCTCGTCGAGGGAAGTGAGCGCACGATCCTCGTTTTCACCCCCATGGCGGGTTCGTTCCTCGCGAAGTACGTCTGGGATGAACTCACCGAACGCGGCTGGAACGAGGCCGACGCTCGCGTCGTCGGTATCACTGCCGCCAACCCCTACAGCGTCAAACGCTTCATCGATGCCGAGGCCGTCCCCTTCGAGTTCTTCGCCGATCCAGCCAACGAGGTCGCCGAGAAGTACGGATTCGCCCACGACCTGGACGGGATGGCCGGCGTCAGTGAACCCCGACTCGCTTTCGTCGCGGTCGACGAGGACCTGGCCGTCGAGACGACGTGGGTCGCCGAGGAGTGGCCGGAGTTCCCCGACTACGACGAACTGGAGAACGATCTCGGTCTCGCGTAG
- a CDS encoding glutathione S-transferase N-terminal domain-containing protein produces MSDHDEPITFYRLQGCPFCERVTRLLQKYDLEYQLRFVEPMHSKRDVVKRVAGVRTVPVIVDDNTGVTMAESANIVDYLESTYGSDAPATEAAETVGGDA; encoded by the coding sequence ATGAGCGATCACGACGAACCGATCACGTTCTATCGATTGCAGGGGTGTCCGTTCTGTGAACGCGTCACCCGCCTTCTCCAGAAGTACGATCTCGAGTACCAGTTGCGGTTTGTCGAACCGATGCACTCGAAGCGAGACGTCGTCAAGCGCGTCGCCGGCGTCCGGACGGTGCCGGTGATCGTCGACGACAACACCGGGGTGACGATGGCCGAGAGTGCCAATATCGTCGACTACCTCGAGTCGACGTATGGCTCGGACGCTCCCGCGACCGAAGCCGCCGAAACCGTCGGAGGTGACGCCTGA